In one Elusimicrobiota bacterium genomic region, the following are encoded:
- a CDS encoding transposase, producing MPRQARLDVPGALHHVMGRGIERRAIFLRREDQEDFLSRLEKLVEVKGFLIYAWALMPNHFHLLVRSTATPLSHSMRSLMTGYAGYFNRTHHRTGHLFQNRFKSILCEEDPYLLELVRYIHLNPLRAKIVGSLKDLEHSPLTGHAVLNGTMKRGWQNTKEVLSRFSKSEEKAIRKYRAFIAEGVGKPIPKNLEGGGLIRSMGGWSAVESLRKGREKYCSDERILGDSDFVGKLLKEAEREAVEHKRLMVKWSLEQLIELTCHKMGVSVSSLSGGSKERSVVLAREGLSYLWVKKFKRSGGDLVRATGMKPITIYQSARRGEKRASDWLAWLGE from the coding sequence ATGCCACGACAAGCGCGATTGGATGTCCCGGGGGCGTTGCACCATGTCATGGGGCGTGGAATTGAACGGCGGGCCATCTTTTTGCGGAGAGAAGACCAAGAAGACTTTCTGAGTCGCTTGGAAAAACTGGTGGAAGTGAAGGGGTTCTTGATTTATGCCTGGGCGTTAATGCCCAACCACTTTCACTTATTAGTGCGGTCAACGGCCACACCGCTTTCCCATTCCATGAGAAGTCTTATGACAGGTTACGCTGGATATTTCAATCGAACTCACCATCGGACGGGGCATCTTTTTCAAAATCGATTCAAGTCCATTCTCTGTGAGGAAGATCCATATCTTTTAGAGCTCGTTCGATATATTCACCTCAATCCACTTCGGGCAAAGATAGTTGGTTCATTGAAGGATTTGGAACATTCGCCTTTGACGGGTCACGCGGTCCTTAATGGAACCATGAAAAGGGGATGGCAGAATACGAAGGAAGTGTTAAGTCGATTTTCAAAATCAGAAGAGAAAGCTATCCGAAAATATCGGGCATTTATTGCAGAGGGAGTGGGAAAACCCATACCAAAAAACTTGGAGGGTGGGGGTCTTATCCGAAGCATGGGCGGCTGGTCAGCGGTAGAATCACTTCGCAAAGGGCGAGAAAAGTATTGCTCCGATGAACGGATATTGGGGGACAGTGATTTTGTCGGGAAGCTACTTAAGGAAGCGGAGAGAGAAGCCGTAGAACATAAGAGATTGATGGTCAAATGGTCTCTTGAACAATTGATTGAGCTGACGTGCCATAAAATGGGGGTGTCGGTCTCTTCTCTTTCTGGAGGGAGCAAGGAGCGAAGTGTGGTATTGGCCCGGGAAGGCCTGTCCTACCTGTGGGTCAAAAAGTTTAAGCGCAGTGGGGGGGACCTGGTCCGCGCGACGGGGATGAAACCGATAACAATATATCAATCAGCTCGCCGAGGAGAAAAACGGGCTTCGGATTGGTTGGCGTGGTTGGGAGAATAG
- a CDS encoding OmpA family protein, whose amino-acid sequence MNKTLSLFTLLVLVTACVSPGKKTAIGAGTGAAVGAGVGAVIGHQSGNKGQGAAIGAGIGALLGAGVGNRLDRQARELEALAETRRTENGIVTTLKDSLLFDSGKADLKSAAIENIEKITDILKKYPENRLVVVGYTDSTGTTAQNQRLSERRAQAVRLAMITRGLSSSVVEAVGQGSSNPVAPNTTAEGRAKNRRVELLISAETPKK is encoded by the coding sequence TTGAATAAAACTCTTTCACTTTTTACCCTGTTGGTTTTAGTTACGGCGTGTGTTTCTCCGGGGAAAAAGACGGCGATCGGGGCGGGAACGGGAGCGGCTGTCGGTGCCGGGGTTGGGGCCGTGATTGGCCATCAATCGGGGAACAAGGGGCAGGGCGCGGCCATTGGGGCTGGCATTGGAGCGTTGTTGGGTGCGGGTGTTGGAAATCGCCTTGACCGTCAGGCGCGGGAATTGGAAGCCCTGGCTGAAACGCGGCGCACGGAGAATGGGATTGTCACCACGCTCAAGGACAGTCTCCTCTTTGATTCCGGGAAAGCTGATTTAAAATCGGCCGCTATCGAGAACATCGAAAAAATAACGGACATTCTCAAAAAATATCCTGAAAACCGTTTGGTGGTTGTTGGGTATACGGACAGCACGGGAACCACCGCACAAAATCAACGACTTTCGGAACGCCGAGCCCAGGCGGTGCGCCTGGCCATGATCACCCGGGGGCTATCGTCTTCCGTTGTGGAAGCCGTGGGCCAGGGGTCTTCGAACCCTGTCGCTCCAAACACGACAGCGGAGGGGCGCGCCAAAAATCGTCGGGTGGAACTTCTGATCTCCGCCGAAACCCCTAAGAAGTAA
- the rsmI gene encoding 16S rRNA (cytidine(1402)-2'-O)-methyltransferase, with the protein MALYLVATPIGNLKDVTDRARESLSLASAIVAEDTRRTGLFLKHLGIDRPLIRYDDHVHAREAPRLLDRLAGGDHLALVTDAGTPGLSDPGGRLVALAVERKIPVVPIPGPSALLTALMASGLPWDQFSFLGFLPRRPGRFRRELESAGRHRTVVFYESPHRVVAALEAAQSVFGDVPAVVAREMTKIHEEFIRGRLSEVRTVLRERTKILGEITVIVAPQLGEIP; encoded by the coding sequence ATGGCCCTTTACCTGGTGGCGACGCCCATTGGGAATTTGAAAGACGTAACGGATCGGGCCCGTGAATCCCTTTCCTTGGCGTCGGCCATCGTGGCGGAGGACACGCGGCGAACGGGGCTTTTTCTTAAACACCTGGGGATCGATCGACCGCTGATTCGCTACGATGACCATGTCCACGCGCGGGAGGCTCCCCGTCTTTTGGATCGATTGGCGGGAGGGGATCATTTAGCGCTGGTGACGGACGCGGGGACGCCCGGGCTTTCGGATCCCGGGGGGCGGTTGGTGGCCCTGGCGGTGGAACGAAAAATTCCGGTGGTTCCCATTCCGGGCCCCTCCGCCTTGTTAACGGCTTTGATGGCGTCCGGGTTACCTTGGGACCAGTTTTCCTTTTTAGGATTTCTTCCTCGGCGGCCGGGTCGGTTTCGACGGGAATTGGAGTCTGCCGGGCGCCACCGTACTGTGGTATTCTATGAATCCCCACACCGTGTGGTAGCGGCCCTCGAAGCCGCTCAATCGGTATTCGGGGACGTTCCCGCGGTTGTGGCTCGGGAAATGACGAAGATTCATGAGGAATTTATCCGGGGCCGACTCTCTGAGGTTCGGACGGTGCTAAGAGAACGAACGAAAATTTTGGGTGAGATCACAGTGATCGTTGCCCCCCAATTGGGAGAAATACCATGA
- a CDS encoding N-acetyl-gamma-glutamyl-phosphate reductase has translation MIRVAVVGATGYTGGELLKILVAHPEARVNHVTSSSRVGKNLSDIHPFLRNRLDLPLESFNANQLAQDCDVAFFALPHGVGSKDIADFVAQGKRAVDLSADFRLKDVKTYEAWYKVKHASPALLKKAVYGLPELYRKEIRKAPLIANPGCYATTTILALAPLLRRKWLVPGSVVVDAKSGVSGAGRKVDPMYLYCEVTENFQAYSVAKHRHVPEIEQVLADQSGSKTSLTFVPHLVPMTRGILVTAYGTLKKKMTAAAVRQAFEEDYEGERFLRILPEGRWPQTKDTAGTNYVDINVTIDERNRRVVVLAALDNLVKGASGQAVQNMNLLFGLSEALGIK, from the coding sequence ATGATTCGCGTTGCGGTTGTAGGCGCCACGGGGTATACCGGTGGTGAATTACTTAAAATACTTGTGGCTCATCCAGAAGCTCGCGTGAATCACGTGACTTCCTCTTCCCGGGTCGGCAAAAATCTTTCCGATATACATCCCTTTCTTCGAAACCGCTTGGACCTCCCCTTGGAATCCTTTAACGCCAATCAGTTGGCCCAAGACTGTGACGTGGCCTTTTTTGCCCTGCCCCATGGGGTGGGGAGCAAGGACATTGCAGATTTCGTTGCCCAGGGGAAACGGGCGGTGGACCTTTCCGCGGATTTCCGGCTCAAAGACGTTAAGACGTATGAAGCGTGGTACAAAGTGAAACACGCGTCTCCGGCACTTCTCAAGAAGGCGGTTTACGGTCTTCCGGAACTTTACCGAAAGGAAATTCGAAAGGCTCCCCTCATTGCCAACCCCGGGTGCTACGCCACCACAACGATTCTCGCGTTAGCCCCATTGCTGAGACGGAAATGGTTGGTCCCCGGGTCCGTGGTGGTGGACGCAAAGTCCGGTGTCTCCGGGGCGGGACGAAAGGTGGATCCGATGTATCTGTATTGTGAAGTGACGGAGAACTTCCAAGCGTATTCTGTGGCCAAACATCGCCACGTGCCGGAAATCGAACAAGTGTTGGCGGACCAATCCGGGAGCAAAACATCGCTGACCTTTGTGCCCCACCTGGTGCCTATGACCCGGGGTATTTTGGTCACCGCTTACGGAACGCTCAAGAAAAAAATGACAGCAGCAGCGGTGCGGCAGGCCTTCGAAGAAGATTACGAGGGGGAACGGTTTCTCCGAATTCTTCCGGAGGGACGATGGCCGCAGACGAAAGACACCGCGGGGACGAACTACGTGGACATCAATGTGACCATTGATGAACGAAATCGCCGGGTGGTGGTGTTGGCCGCGCTCGATAATTTGGTGAAGGGCGCGTCGGGCCAGGCGGTGCAAAACATGAATCTTCTCTTCGGCCTCTCGGAGGCCCTGGGAATAAAATAA
- a CDS encoding zinc-ribbon domain containing protein: MGLISWIKRLAGVSKDRKLNCAECKSSFFFEEGEQKFFTERGLSEPKRCPTCRKQTRRNRGPRRR, translated from the coding sequence ATGGGACTGATCTCCTGGATTAAACGTTTGGCGGGTGTATCAAAAGATCGAAAACTCAATTGCGCAGAATGCAAAAGCAGTTTCTTCTTTGAAGAAGGGGAACAAAAGTTTTTTACGGAACGAGGGCTTTCTGAACCTAAACGCTGCCCCACCTGCCGGAAACAAACACGCCGGAACCGGGGGCCGCGACGACGCTAA
- the argJ gene encoding bifunctional glutamate N-acetyltransferase/amino-acid acetyltransferase ArgJ gives MGNIVPLKNSDLPTGFRLFGFRCGVSSVPGKKDLALFYSDRAARAAGVFTTNLFSAAPVLYSRKKLKASAQARAVVINSGCANACTGSQGMADTEWTAKTLAAGIGLKTRDILVASTGVIGRHLPRPALARGIESIAGALQTNVPPSTENAVRAIMTTDTRPKAARASFRVGKTTHTVWGCAKGAGMIHPNMATMLSVILTDAGFPSAVLQKTLSAVTKKTFNCVSVDGDTSTNDSLFLLDNGDLRPYSPKDLKAFHSALEEVAFSLSTQIAADGEGATRVAWIFVQGTRNEKDAHQLAATVATSALFKTALHGADPNWGRILAAIGRAGVPFDPRKVDVTIGDVRVCRNGGKTDYSEKLVHSILKKDRVTIVIDLHQGKAWSRYATCDYSKEYIAINADYTT, from the coding sequence ATGGGAAACATCGTTCCGCTTAAGAACAGCGATTTGCCAACAGGGTTTCGCCTGTTTGGCTTTCGTTGTGGCGTTTCGTCTGTTCCGGGGAAAAAAGACCTGGCCCTTTTCTATTCGGATCGGGCGGCCCGGGCGGCGGGCGTGTTCACCACGAACCTTTTCAGCGCCGCTCCCGTCCTTTATTCCCGAAAAAAACTCAAGGCCTCGGCTCAAGCGCGGGCGGTGGTCATCAATTCCGGTTGCGCGAACGCCTGCACCGGATCCCAAGGAATGGCGGACACGGAGTGGACGGCCAAGACCTTGGCCGCTGGGATAGGACTCAAGACCCGTGACATCCTGGTGGCATCGACCGGTGTCATCGGGCGTCATTTACCCCGGCCGGCCTTAGCCCGGGGGATTGAATCGATCGCGGGCGCTCTTCAAACCAACGTGCCGCCCTCAACAGAAAACGCGGTCCGCGCCATCATGACCACAGACACCCGGCCGAAAGCCGCCCGCGCCTCTTTCCGAGTCGGAAAAACAACCCACACCGTGTGGGGCTGCGCGAAGGGGGCCGGGATGATCCATCCGAATATGGCCACCATGCTGTCGGTGATTCTGACCGACGCCGGGTTCCCATCGGCGGTCCTCCAAAAGACTTTGTCCGCCGTCACGAAGAAAACGTTCAATTGTGTCAGCGTGGACGGAGACACCTCCACCAACGACAGCCTCTTTCTGTTGGACAACGGGGACCTTCGTCCTTATTCCCCAAAAGATCTCAAAGCGTTTCACTCCGCGTTAGAAGAGGTGGCCTTTTCCCTTTCCACCCAAATCGCGGCCGATGGGGAAGGGGCCACGCGGGTGGCTTGGATCTTTGTCCAGGGAACGCGAAATGAAAAAGACGCCCACCAGCTCGCGGCCACCGTGGCCACCAGCGCGCTCTTCAAAACCGCGCTTCACGGGGCCGATCCCAATTGGGGAAGAATTTTGGCGGCCATCGGGCGAGCGGGAGTCCCTTTTGACCCCCGCAAAGTGGACGTGACCATTGGGGACGTGCGGGTGTGCCGAAACGGGGGCAAAACAGATTATTCAGAAAAACTCGTTCACTCGATCTTAAAAAAAGACAGGGTCACCATCGTCATTGATCTCCACCAGGGAAAAGCCTGGAGCCGCTACGCCACGTGCGACTATTCCAAAGAATATATTGCTATCAACGCCGACTACACCACGTAA
- a CDS encoding threonylcarbamoyl-AMP synthase, producing the protein MKTDLLYVQARRISRAAVERTTALLAKGGVAVFPTDTVYGIAASVFRPQAVRRIYQLKGRSYKKRLPFLVADIDQALALVERPGKRLVKLLEKYWPGPLTVVFNTSSLGQWTTGGKDTLAIRIPDHPVTLAILKKMGQPLAVTSANRSGQPEAVSGHEAQQFFSGRVDILVDAGPCPGGIPSTVINVASTHWTLVREGAIKKKELLRFL; encoded by the coding sequence TTGAAGACGGACCTCCTTTACGTCCAGGCGCGTCGCATCAGTCGGGCGGCGGTCGAACGAACGACAGCCCTCTTGGCGAAGGGAGGCGTGGCCGTTTTCCCAACGGACACGGTGTATGGAATAGCGGCCAGCGTGTTTCGCCCCCAAGCCGTACGACGGATCTATCAGTTGAAAGGACGATCGTATAAGAAGAGACTTCCTTTTTTAGTGGCGGACATTGACCAAGCCCTGGCCCTGGTGGAGCGCCCGGGAAAACGCTTGGTCAAATTGTTGGAGAAATATTGGCCCGGCCCGCTCACCGTTGTTTTTAACACCTCCTCGCTAGGGCAGTGGACCACCGGTGGGAAGGACACCCTGGCGATCCGAATTCCCGACCATCCCGTGACCCTCGCGATCCTTAAAAAGATGGGCCAGCCCCTGGCGGTTACGAGTGCCAATCGATCCGGCCAACCCGAAGCTGTTTCAGGCCATGAAGCCCAACAGTTTTTCAGCGGACGTGTGGATATTTTAGTGGACGCTGGCCCTTGTCCTGGAGGGATTCCGTCTACCGTCATCAACGTTGCCAGTACCCATTGGACCCTCGTCCGAGAGGGCGCCATCAAGAAAAAAGAATTATTGCGATTTTTATGA
- a CDS encoding serine hydroxymethyltransferase → MSFLKKSDPKLYKTIQSETKRQEEGLEMIASENYVSEAVMEAQGSVLTNKYAEGYPGKRYYGGCEEVDKAETLAIERVKSLFGAEHANVQPHSGSQANMAVYLAMLTPGDTIMGLELAHGGHLTHGHPLNFSGKYFKVVSYGVHPETEQIDYDRLAELAKEHRPKIILSGASNYSRIIDWARLRAIADSVGAFLFADIAHYAGLVAAGLYPNPVPLADFVTTTTHKTLRGPRGGVVLCKEKYAKDIDRAVFPGVQGGPLMHVIAAKAAAFQEALKPNFKKYQTQVLANARSLATALTQHGFRIVAGGTDCHLLTIDLRSKSITGKEAESVLGQAGITVNKNTIPFDPEKPFVTSGVRLGTPALTTRGMKEKEMGIVAGWINEAMEFRSDPKQLTKIRKNVLGLTKKFPLYAHRLKKA, encoded by the coding sequence ATGAGCTTTCTCAAGAAATCGGATCCGAAACTTTACAAGACGATCCAAAGCGAAACCAAGCGGCAAGAAGAGGGGCTGGAAATGATCGCCTCGGAAAATTATGTGTCCGAAGCGGTGATGGAAGCCCAAGGATCCGTCCTCACGAACAAGTATGCCGAAGGCTATCCCGGCAAACGCTACTACGGTGGGTGCGAAGAAGTGGATAAGGCCGAAACCCTCGCCATCGAGCGCGTGAAGTCCCTCTTTGGTGCGGAACATGCCAACGTCCAGCCCCATTCTGGCTCCCAGGCCAACATGGCGGTCTATTTGGCCATGTTAACACCGGGCGACACGATCATGGGATTGGAGTTAGCCCACGGCGGACATCTGACTCATGGCCACCCACTTAACTTTTCTGGGAAATATTTTAAAGTGGTCTCTTACGGGGTTCACCCGGAAACAGAACAAATCGATTACGATCGGCTGGCGGAACTGGCCAAAGAACATCGACCCAAAATAATCCTTTCTGGGGCCTCCAACTATTCCCGAATCATTGACTGGGCCCGACTCCGGGCCATCGCCGATTCCGTGGGGGCCTTCCTCTTCGCGGACATTGCCCATTACGCGGGATTGGTGGCCGCGGGGCTCTACCCCAACCCAGTCCCCCTGGCGGATTTCGTAACAACCACAACCCACAAGACGCTCCGGGGCCCCCGGGGTGGAGTGGTTCTGTGCAAAGAAAAATACGCCAAGGACATTGACCGGGCTGTGTTCCCCGGTGTTCAGGGGGGGCCCCTGATGCACGTGATCGCGGCCAAAGCCGCGGCGTTTCAAGAAGCCCTGAAACCCAACTTTAAAAAATATCAAACCCAGGTTCTTGCCAACGCCCGCTCCTTGGCAACGGCATTGACCCAGCACGGGTTCCGTATTGTGGCGGGGGGAACAGACTGCCACCTGCTCACCATCGACCTGCGATCCAAATCCATTACGGGAAAAGAAGCGGAATCGGTTTTGGGGCAAGCGGGGATAACGGTGAATAAAAACACCATTCCTTTTGACCCAGAAAAACCGTTTGTGACTTCCGGTGTCCGTTTGGGAACCCCCGCGCTTACCACTCGGGGGATGAAAGAAAAAGAAATGGGAATCGTCGCGGGGTGGATCAATGAAGCCATGGAGTTCCGGTCCGACCCCAAACAGCTCACCAAAATTCGGAAGAACGTTTTGGGTCTCACTAAAAAGTTTCCGCTCTACGCCCATCGGTTAAAAAAGGCGTGA
- a CDS encoding undecaprenyl/decaprenyl-phosphate alpha-N-acetylglucosaminyl 1-phosphate transferase — translation MIRAQILAFFMAFAGTACLVPVFMGLSRRFGVMDFPDPRKVHAKPTPRWGGGAIAGGVFLGLGATALFAPWFLTLLDYRFRIIEEGETVGILSLKAQLTGVLLGGLVCVVLGMWDDRRSLPPVVKLLAQIIAAYIAMMYGVRMAGLALPGFGFVTFPLLLSQFITLFWLLGFMNAINLTDGLDGLAGGICAIAAGTFLFVALLQADTKIVLYAKQLNLASVLAAAVCGACVGFLIYNFNPARVFMGDGGALFLGFMLGTISIIGTLKTSAVIALIIPILVVALPVMDVTFTLIRRARQRQGLMVADRGHFHHQLLALGWTQREVVLLVYVITLLLSMTALLLTFFRGKV, via the coding sequence GTGATCCGCGCCCAAATCCTCGCGTTTTTCATGGCGTTTGCCGGAACCGCCTGTTTGGTTCCGGTTTTTATGGGACTGTCCCGCCGGTTCGGCGTCATGGATTTTCCGGACCCACGAAAAGTTCACGCCAAACCTACCCCCCGATGGGGGGGCGGAGCGATTGCGGGAGGCGTCTTTCTAGGGCTGGGCGCCACAGCCCTTTTCGCTCCCTGGTTTCTCACACTCCTCGATTACCGCTTCCGAATTATTGAAGAAGGAGAAACCGTAGGAATCCTCAGCCTGAAAGCCCAACTTACAGGGGTCCTCTTGGGGGGACTTGTCTGTGTGGTGTTGGGGATGTGGGACGACCGCCGGTCCCTCCCCCCCGTGGTGAAACTGTTGGCCCAAATCATCGCCGCCTACATTGCCATGATGTATGGAGTGCGCATGGCGGGATTGGCCCTCCCGGGATTCGGGTTTGTCACGTTCCCCCTTTTGCTCTCCCAATTCATCACCCTCTTTTGGCTTCTGGGATTTATGAACGCCATCAATCTCACAGACGGTTTAGATGGGTTAGCCGGCGGAATATGCGCCATTGCCGCGGGCACGTTTCTCTTCGTGGCCCTCCTCCAAGCGGACACCAAGATCGTTCTTTACGCGAAACAACTCAATTTGGCCTCCGTCTTAGCCGCCGCGGTGTGTGGGGCGTGTGTGGGGTTTTTAATCTACAATTTTAACCCCGCCCGGGTTTTCATGGGGGACGGCGGCGCGCTCTTTCTCGGGTTCATGTTGGGGACCATCAGTATTATTGGAACCTTAAAAACCAGCGCGGTGATCGCCCTTATCATTCCCATCCTGGTGGTGGCGCTTCCGGTGATGGATGTGACCTTCACTCTCATTCGCCGCGCGCGTCAACGCCAAGGACTTATGGTGGCCGACCGAGGCCATTTCCATCACCAACTGTTGGCGCTGGGCTGGACCCAAAGAGAAGTTGTCTTGCTGGTGTACGTGATCACTCTTTTGCTTTCCATGACCGCGCTGTTGCTCACATTTTTCAGGGGGAAAGTCTGA
- the wecB gene encoding UDP-N-acetylglucosamine 2-epimerase (non-hydrolyzing): protein MAPLILALQSLPREFNPRIIVTAQHRDMLDQVLRLFDIRPHHDLGLMRSGQSLTDISVRALSGLEPVFQRERPDLVLVHGDTSTALMATLAAFYQKVPVGHVEAGLRSHEDTNPFPEEMNRKLTDSVALLHFAPTALSKKNLLREGVRRDRICITGNTGIDALHQGLARLKDRPALLPNAVERAAQNPFVLVTAHRRENFGRPLENAFRALRHIARARPSLHWIYPVHPNPNVQGPARRILGGLPNFCLTEPLDYGPLISLMKRCLFTVTDSGGIQEEAPSLGKPVLVLRDVTERPEAVRAGTVRLMGTQRDRVTREIENVLNSPAAHKRMARAINPYGDGRAASRIVAALRHWANPRTQRPKDFIPK from the coding sequence ATGGCGCCGCTCATTTTGGCCCTTCAATCTTTACCGCGGGAATTTAACCCCCGCATCATCGTCACCGCCCAACACCGGGACATGTTGGATCAAGTTCTCCGCCTCTTTGACATCCGACCCCATCACGATCTCGGGCTGATGCGATCCGGACAAAGTTTAACCGACATTTCAGTACGGGCCCTCTCGGGTCTTGAACCGGTTTTTCAGCGGGAGCGGCCAGACCTGGTTTTGGTTCACGGGGACACGTCCACCGCGCTGATGGCGACCCTGGCCGCGTTTTATCAAAAGGTTCCGGTGGGGCACGTGGAAGCCGGACTGCGCTCCCATGAGGACACCAACCCTTTTCCGGAAGAAATGAACCGCAAACTCACGGACAGCGTGGCCCTCCTTCATTTCGCCCCCACCGCCCTGTCCAAAAAGAATTTGCTCCGCGAAGGCGTTCGCCGGGACAGGATCTGTATTACTGGAAACACGGGGATCGACGCGCTCCACCAAGGACTCGCTCGGCTCAAAGACCGGCCCGCCCTCCTCCCCAACGCGGTGGAACGGGCGGCCCAGAACCCCTTTGTCTTGGTGACCGCCCATCGCCGTGAGAATTTTGGCAGGCCTCTCGAAAACGCGTTCCGTGCTCTCCGCCACATAGCGCGTGCGCGTCCGTCTCTCCACTGGATCTACCCGGTCCATCCCAACCCCAACGTCCAAGGACCGGCCCGCCGGATTTTAGGAGGACTCCCCAATTTTTGCTTAACGGAACCCCTCGATTACGGACCGCTCATCTCTCTGATGAAACGCTGCCTTTTTACCGTCACAGATTCCGGGGGGATCCAGGAAGAAGCCCCCAGTTTAGGGAAACCGGTGTTGGTTCTCCGAGACGTCACCGAACGGCCCGAAGCGGTGCGTGCGGGGACCGTACGGTTGATGGGAACCCAACGAGATCGAGTGACACGTGAAATCGAAAACGTATTGAACAGCCCTGCCGCCCACAAGCGCATGGCGCGCGCTATAAACCCTTATGGAGACGGCCGGGCGGCCTCGCGGATCGTGGCCGCGCTACGTCATTGGGCAAACCCAAGAACCCAGCGACCCAAAGATTTTATTCCAAAGTGA